The proteins below come from a single Necator americanus strain Aroian chromosome V, whole genome shotgun sequence genomic window:
- a CDS encoding hypothetical protein (NECATOR_CHRV.G18656.T1) has translation MQLNALLFSALLYALLFVNLVTKCCAKKSDKTDSRKKGKHRDRDRDKEEPKDSPPKEAPAQPTTAPEPVGAVSTAHEMDETSPEEMYKCRDYTPAIFNDLQPLFDLLKKF, from the exons ATGCAGCTAAACGCCTTGCTGTTTTCCGCCCTTCTCTACGCGTTGCTGTTTGTTAATCTCGTGACTAAGTGCTGTGCAAAAAAATCGGACAAGACCGACAGTCGAAAGAAGGGAAAGCATCGCGACAGAGATCGGGATAAAGAGGAACCGAAAGATTCACCTCCCAAAGAGGCACCTGCG CAACCAACAACGGCACCAGAACCAGTTGGAGCTGTTTCGACTGCACATGAAATGGACGAAACGTCACCTGAAGAAATGTACAA ATGTAGAGACTACACACCGGCCATATTCAATGATTTGCAGCCATTATTTGATCTTCTGAAGAAATTCTAA
- a CDS encoding hypothetical protein (NECATOR_CHRV.G18655.T1): MLGNKLRRLFAKLNVDKDMKIQSMSKKKLENKKNPAVKLPDNVWNLIFDYSSPFDVVKWRRVNKQFKRVMDNRVKRTLYLDVLRMDITQILPKGVLGDGDFFRHPTCNLLAHHEHRSVLLAAHSQWTAKEATKLRAAIQFFGKYTHTVTLDSSIAELCVAGQCTTDIPSWFAFQAAAGGTDPIPATDGIQTPGWLQNEAKFNQSTYLCQSDSDLPQWNPTTQRIPLGPLFPKAKEITFRCSVPQLRRMRRLAVYHVPATLIFSAEQLQVFRLSIIGGRSNAPASLRLRPFRDWLDGDQLGNKLCIQFC, encoded by the exons ATGTTAGGCAATAAGTTAAGAAGACTTTTTGCCAAGCTAAATGTTGACAAGGACATGAAAATTCAATCTATGTCAAAGAAGAAActagaaaacaagaagaaccCAGCAGTAAAATTACCGGATAATGTTTG GAATCTGATCTTTGACTACTCGTCACCGTTTGATGTGGTGAAATGGCGAAGAGTCAACAAGCAATTTAAACGCGTTATGGATAATCGAGTGAAAAGAACACTGTACTTGGATGTGCTGAGGATGGATATTACTCAGATTCTACCTAAAGGAGTGTTAGGAGATG GCGACTTCTTCCGACATCCCACCTGCAACCTGCTAGCACACCACGAGCACCGTTCCGTGCTACTCGCCGCTCATTCGCAATGGACAGCAAAAGAAGCGACAAAACTTCGAGCTGCTATACAGTTCTTCGGCAAATACACACACACTGTCACT CTGGACTCATCGATAGCGGAATTGTGCGTGGCTGGACAATGCACAACCGATATTCCATCCTGGTTTGCTTTCCAAGCGGCTGCTGGCGGCACGGATCCAATTCCAGCGACTGATGGGATTCAG aCCCCAGGATGGCTGCAAAACGAGGCGAAATTCAACCAGTCCACCTATCTTTGTCAGTCTGACTCAGATTTACCGCAGTGGAATCCAACAACACAACGTATCCCATTGGGACCACTTTTTCCGAAAGCAAAAGAA ATCACATTCCGTTGTTCGGTGCCGCAATTACGGCGGATGCGACGTCTTGCCGTATATCATGTGCCGGCGACATTGATCTTCTCAGCAGAACAACTGCAAGTCTTCCGATTATCGATTATTGGTGGACGATCGAATGCGCCGGCCTCGTTGAGACTTCGTCCGTTCCGTGATTGGCTTGACGGCGATCAACTCGGAAATAAGTTATGCATTCAATTCTGTTGA
- a CDS encoding hypothetical protein (NECATOR_CHRV.G18653.T1), with product MSLAERKGKQRKRFHSCPVREKAEVPQRIVLNRKGHARGSRSQDLTGRESVTSSRDPPTDGFQSLSQLL from the exons ATGAGTTtagcagaaagaaaaggaaagcaaCGGAAACGATTCCACAGCTGTCCTGTTCGTGAGAAAGCGGAAGTACCGCAGCGGATCGTGCTCAATCGAAAAGGTCATGCTAGGGGAAGTAG GTCACAAGATCTGACAGGCAGAGAAAGCGTCACCTCCTCCAGAGACCCACCGACGGACGGATTCCAATCGTTGTCGCAATTATTATGA
- a CDS encoding hypothetical protein (NECATOR_CHRV.G18656.T2), producing the protein MDIIPRRFVFEREDNQTTIQFLSVFPQVGDAAKRLAVFRPSLRVATDSRKKGKHRDRDRDKEEPKDSPPKEAPAQPTTAPEPVGAVSTAHEMDETSPEEMYKCRDYTPAIFNDLQPLFDLLKKF; encoded by the exons ATGGACATTATTCCAAGACGGTTTGTTTTTGAGAGGGAGGATAACCAGACCACCATTCAGTTTTTAAGTGTCTTTCCTCAAGTAGG TGATGCAGCTAAACGCCTTGCTGTTTTCCGCCCTTCTCTACGCGTTGCT ACCGACAGTCGAAAGAAGGGAAAGCATCGCGACAGAGATCGGGATAAAGAGGAACCGAAAGATTCACCTCCCAAAGAGGCACCTGCG CAACCAACAACGGCACCAGAACCAGTTGGAGCTGTTTCGACTGCACATGAAATGGACGAAACGTCACCTGAAGAAATGTACAA ATGTAGAGACTACACACCGGCCATATTCAATGATTTGCAGCCATTATTTGATCTTCTGAAGAAATTCTAA
- a CDS encoding hypothetical protein (NECATOR_CHRV.G18654.T1): MNQDEWTTTDEDFSNNRPSQRCSTTHQIKHVSEMGGNREPHDVCRTTPLRTAPDPSASTRLSTKTDRTAMNTTTIGRGYVTTTRVSPATSSEQYPLSNL; the protein is encoded by the coding sequence ATGAATCAGGACGAATGGACGACAACAGATGAGGATTTCAGTAATAATCGCCCATCACAGCGATGTTCAACGACACATCAAATCAAGCACGTATCAGAAATGGGCGGGAATCGGGAACCACACGACGTGTGTCGCACCACTCCACTTCGCACAGCCCCGGATCCGAGTGCCAGCACTCGCTTATCTACGAAAACTGATAGGACAGCGATGAACACGACCACCATAGGTCGGGGTTATGTGACAACAACTCGCGTAAGCCCCGCAACAAGCAGCGAGCAATATCCACTCAGCAACCTTTGA